Genomic window (Cystobacter fuscus DSM 2262):
AGTCGGCGGGCCTCGGCCTCGAAGGCCGCGGCACCACGCGGCTCCATCTCCAGGCAGATCTCCAGCGGTGTTCCGCTTCCGCGCAGCTCCAGCACCTGGGACAGCAGGCGGTACTCCTCGTCGGGAATGTCCGCGAGGTGCTCATCGATGTAGTGCAGACGCCCCTGGTACTCGAGCCGGATGAACCCGGCGAGGTGGAGTTCCGTGACCTTCTGCCAGGGGAACGACCGCGGCAGGGTGGGCTCCCGTCCGTGGACGTTCATCTCGAACTGGAGCAGGTGCGACAGGTCGAGGCAGAGCTCCACGTGCTCGTCATCCGAAGCCCGCTCCAGGAAATGCCACAGCGAGGGTTGGCCGGGCACCCACTCCAGGGGGGGGTTCTCCACGCGGAACGGAATGCCACACACCCGGGCAATGTGTGCCGCGGTGTCCCGGCAGGCCAGCGCCGCCATGGGCATGCTCGGCGGCCGGGGCCATGTCGAGCCACGGTGGCCCAGGTACCAGAAGCCCATGTCGCTCACGAGGGCCGTCGCGCGCAGCTCGCGGGCCAGTCCGGCCAGCGCCTCGCACCACCCGTCGGTGCTGCTGTCACCGCCGCCGAGGTTGAGGTCGAGCGGGTGCAGGTTGAACCCCGCGCCGAGCCGCTCCCGGACGGCCTTCACCCACTCGGGGACCCCCCTGGCCACGTGGATGCCATACTCGACGAAGTCGGTGAGACCCGCCTCGCTCAGGGCCCGCTCCGCGTACTGGTCGCACGCCGCTTCCACTCCGACGCCAATTCTCACGGCACTCATCGCGAGGACGGCTCCTCGGCGGGCAGGTAGGACATCTCCACGTCTCCTTCCGAGCTCCGGAAGACGACGAGCCCCGGCCGCGCCACCGTGCGCTGGACGGGGTAGAGGGGGGGCACGCCGAGCAGCCAGAGCAGCCTTCCCACCCGGCTCATCGTGGTGTCCGCGAAGCCCGTCAGGTGCTGCAGCGTCTCCAGCACGTCGTGGGAGACGCGCGCGAACTCCTTGTCGCCTCGCGACTCGATGCGGAGCACCTCCTTGAGCTGCCCTCGCTGCTCCTGGGGCACGCCGCCGCGCAGCGCGGTGGACCACGTCTCGCAGCGCGCCAGATCCTTGAGCCACTGGGGCTCGGCGCTCCCCATGAAGTAGCGCAGGAAGTTGAGCGCGTGGGGGACGCGGTCCAGGTACGCGCGCTCGTACTCTCCCGTCTCGCAGAAGGGCCGCAGTCCCTCCAGCGAGCGGTAGTGGGACAGGAGCGCCGTGGTGAAGTGTGGAGCCCACGACTCCAGGCTCGCCAGCACCTGGGCCATGAGGCGGACCCATGCCAGGTGCGCCGGCACATCCGACGCCGGAGGCGGGGTCCGCACGAGTTGCCGGAAGCAGTCCGCCTCCAGAACCTCCTCGGCACCGTTCTTCGTGCTCATCTCAGCACCCTTTCAATCGCATCGAGTCCCGCGTGCTGCACGTCCGTGGATGCCAGCTCCGCCTCATAGGTCACCCACTGCAGGTCCGGAGCCCTGCGTGTCGCTTCGGCCAGCAGGTCCACGCACTCCGCGAGCGGCGGGACGTTGTGGTTGTCCAGCAGGAAGCGCCTCCCCCCATACTCGACGCTGGAGAGACCCGCGATGTGCGCCACCCGGAAGGCCTCGAAGGGCAGCTGCTCGAAGGCCTCGCGCACCGGCGTGCCGGTGTTGAGGCACACGGCATAGAAATGACCGACATCGAAGCACAGCTTCGCCCCGCGTCCGGCGAGCTCCCGCATGAAGCCGCAGAGGCTCAACTCCCCCACGAAGCTGAGGGAGAACGGGTTCTCCGGGTGGACGAGCATGCCGAGCCGCGTCCCCAGTGCCTCGGCGTTCCGGGCGATGTGGCTCGCGGTGGCCGCGGAGAGCGTACACGGCCGGAACCAGAGGCTCTCCACCTCGCGCCCGCCCAGGCGCCAGAAGCCGAAGTCCGTCACGAGGTACTCGGGCCGTGCCCCGGTGAGGTCGCGACGGATGGTCTCCACCTCCGCGGTGACGTCCAGCTCCGCCGGCAGCTCCACCGAGACGAGGTGCCGCGTCATCCTCGGGGCGTGCCCCAGGGCCCGGATCCGCTCCACCCCCGGGTCCTTCATGGGGGGGAAGTGGCCTCCGTACTCGATGTAGTCGACGC
Coding sequences:
- a CDS encoding multinuclear nonheme iron-dependent oxidase, whose product is MSAVRIGVGVEAACDQYAERALSEAGLTDFVEYGIHVARGVPEWVKAVRERLGAGFNLHPLDLNLGGGDSSTDGWCEALAGLARELRATALVSDMGFWYLGHRGSTWPRPPSMPMAALACRDTAAHIARVCGIPFRVENPPLEWVPGQPSLWHFLERASDDEHVELCLDLSHLLQFEMNVHGREPTLPRSFPWQKVTELHLAGFIRLEYQGRLHYIDEHLADIPDEEYRLLSQVLELRGSGTPLEICLEMEPRGAAAFEAEARRLKETLGGSAR
- a CDS encoding multinuclear nonheme iron-dependent oxidase — protein: MISLGISVSDYVPERGHIDPEVYARVDYIEYGGHFPPMKDPGVERIRALGHAPRMTRHLVSVELPAELDVTAEVETIRRDLTGARPEYLVTDFGFWRLGGREVESLWFRPCTLSAATASHIARNAEALGTRLGMLVHPENPFSLSFVGELSLCGFMRELAGRGAKLCFDVGHFYAVCLNTGTPVREAFEQLPFEAFRVAHIAGLSSVEYGGRRFLLDNHNVPPLAECVDLLAEATRRAPDLQWVTYEAELASTDVQHAGLDAIERVLR